One stretch of Streptomyces agglomeratus DNA includes these proteins:
- the argB gene encoding acetylglutamate kinase, whose translation MSTRKHTALPKAQILVEALPWLTRHHGRTVVIKFGGNAMIDEDLKAAFAQDVVFLRHAGLKPVVVHGGGPQISAQLDRHGLVSEFKAGLRVTTPEAMDVVRMVLAGQVQRELVGLLNQHGPLAVGMTGEDAHTITATQHYPQIDGESVDIGRVGEITAIDTGAIQALLDDGRIPVVSSIARSADDHHVFNVNADTAAAALAAALGAETLMVLTDVEGLYEDWPNSDEVISRLTARELEKLLPELSSGMVPKMKGCLHAVRNGVNTARVIDGRVQHSILLEIFTDEGIGTMVVPDEHEGGTK comes from the coding sequence ATGAGCACTCGTAAGCACACCGCACTGCCCAAGGCGCAGATCCTCGTCGAGGCGCTGCCCTGGCTCACCCGCCACCACGGCCGCACCGTCGTCATCAAGTTCGGCGGCAACGCCATGATCGACGAGGACCTGAAGGCCGCCTTCGCCCAGGACGTCGTCTTCCTGCGGCACGCCGGTCTCAAACCGGTCGTCGTGCACGGCGGCGGCCCGCAGATCAGCGCGCAGCTCGACCGGCACGGTCTGGTCAGCGAGTTCAAGGCGGGACTGCGGGTCACTACGCCCGAAGCCATGGACGTCGTACGGATGGTCCTGGCCGGCCAGGTGCAGCGCGAGCTCGTCGGGCTGCTCAACCAGCACGGCCCGCTCGCCGTCGGCATGACCGGCGAGGACGCGCACACCATCACCGCCACCCAGCATTACCCGCAGATCGACGGCGAGAGCGTCGACATCGGCCGGGTCGGCGAGATCACCGCGATCGACACCGGCGCCATCCAGGCCCTGCTCGACGACGGCCGCATCCCGGTCGTCTCGTCCATCGCCCGCAGCGCCGACGACCATCACGTCTTCAACGTGAACGCCGACACCGCCGCTGCCGCGCTCGCCGCCGCGCTTGGCGCCGAGACGCTGATGGTCCTCACCGACGTCGAAGGTCTCTACGAGGACTGGCCGAACAGCGACGAGGTGATCAGCCGGCTCACCGCCCGGGAACTGGAGAAGCTGCTGCCCGAGCTCTCCAGCGGCATGGTCCCCAAGATGAAGGGCTGTCTGCACGCCGTACGCAACGGGGTCAACACCGCCCGCGTGATCGACGGCCGGGTGCAGCACTCGATCCTGCTGGAGATCTTCACGGACGAGGGCATCGGCACGATGGTCGTGCCCGACGAGCACGAGGGGGGAACGAAGTGA
- a CDS encoding acetylornithine transaminase, producing MTQHEPTANQELTQRWQGVMTDNYGTPKLSLVRGEGARVWDADGKEYADFVGGIAVNALGHAHPAIVEAVSRQIASLGHVSNLYVAEPPVALAERLIQISGRPGRVFFANSGAEANEAALKIGRLTGRTHMVATQGGFHGRTMGALALTGQEAKRTPFLPLPGDVTHVPFGDVDALRAAVTTDTALLIIEPIQGEIGVVVPPEDYLRAAREITRATGTLLVLDEVQTGIGRTGHWFEYQGHEAVEPDIVTLAKGLGGGLPLGATLAFGPAADLLKPGQHGTTFGGNPVACAAGLAVLDTIAADGLLDHVKRMGEKLRDGIESLGHPLVSHVRGAGLLLGIVLTESLAPQVQQAAQDAGLLVNAPAPDVVRLMPAFLIGDEEVETFLRALPGVLDTAHGDRRTGE from the coding sequence GTGACGCAGCACGAACCGACCGCGAACCAGGAGCTCACGCAGCGCTGGCAGGGCGTCATGACGGACAACTACGGCACGCCCAAACTCTCCCTCGTACGCGGCGAGGGCGCCAGGGTCTGGGACGCGGACGGCAAGGAATACGCCGATTTCGTCGGCGGCATCGCCGTGAACGCGCTGGGCCACGCCCACCCCGCCATCGTCGAAGCGGTGTCCCGTCAGATCGCCTCGCTCGGCCATGTCTCCAACCTGTACGTCGCAGAGCCGCCCGTCGCGCTCGCCGAGCGCCTGATCCAGATCTCCGGGCGTCCCGGCCGCGTCTTCTTCGCCAACTCCGGCGCCGAGGCCAACGAGGCCGCCCTCAAGATCGGGCGCCTCACCGGCCGTACGCACATGGTCGCCACCCAGGGCGGTTTCCACGGCCGGACGATGGGGGCCCTCGCCCTCACCGGACAGGAGGCCAAGCGGACCCCCTTCCTGCCGCTGCCGGGCGACGTGACGCACGTACCCTTCGGAGACGTCGACGCACTGCGCGCCGCCGTCACCACCGACACCGCGCTGCTGATCATCGAGCCGATCCAGGGCGAGATCGGCGTCGTCGTCCCGCCGGAGGACTACCTGCGAGCCGCCCGCGAGATCACCCGCGCCACCGGCACGCTGCTCGTCCTCGACGAGGTCCAGACGGGCATCGGGCGCACGGGCCACTGGTTCGAATACCAGGGACACGAGGCCGTCGAGCCCGACATCGTCACCCTCGCCAAGGGCCTGGGCGGCGGTCTTCCGCTCGGCGCGACCCTCGCCTTCGGTCCCGCCGCGGACCTCCTCAAGCCCGGCCAGCACGGCACGACCTTCGGCGGGAACCCCGTCGCCTGCGCCGCCGGACTCGCCGTACTGGACACCATCGCGGCCGACGGGCTCCTCGATCACGTCAAGCGGATGGGGGAGAAGCTGCGCGACGGAATCGAGTCACTCGGGCACCCGCTCGTCTCCCACGTCCGCGGCGCCGGCCTGCTGCTGGGTATCGTGCTCACCGAGTCCCTTGCTCCCCAGGTGCAGCAGGCGGCTCAGGACGCCGGTCTCCTGGTGAACGCGCCCGCCCCCGATGTCGTACGGCTCATGCCGGCGTTCCTCATCGGAGACGAAGAGGTGGAAACGTTCCTCCGGGCCCTGCCCGGCGTTCTCGACACCGCACACGGGGACCGACGGACCGGAGAATGA
- a CDS encoding arginine repressor has product MTEAQAQDNEHGGQAVPQTRTARHRRIVDILNRQPVRSQSQLAKLLADDGLSVTQATLSRDLDELGAVKIRNTGGELIYAVPSEGGFRTPHAPLGESAKEERMRRLSGELLISAEASANLVVLRTPPGAAQFLASAIDQAELNAILGTIAGDDTLLLISRDPAGGQALADHLLRLAQNDR; this is encoded by the coding sequence ATGACCGAGGCGCAGGCGCAGGACAACGAGCACGGCGGCCAGGCGGTGCCGCAGACCCGCACTGCCAGGCACCGCCGGATCGTGGACATCCTGAACCGGCAGCCGGTGCGCTCGCAGAGCCAGCTCGCCAAGCTCCTCGCCGACGACGGGCTGAGCGTCACCCAGGCGACGCTCTCCCGGGACCTCGACGAACTGGGCGCGGTCAAGATCCGCAACACCGGCGGCGAGCTGATCTACGCCGTACCGAGCGAGGGCGGCTTCCGCACCCCGCACGCGCCGCTCGGCGAGTCCGCCAAGGAGGAGCGCATGCGACGCCTCTCCGGTGAACTGCTCATCTCCGCCGAGGCTTCGGCCAACCTCGTCGTCCTGCGTACGCCGCCGGGTGCCGCCCAGTTCCTCGCCTCGGCCATCGACCAGGCCGAGCTGAACGCCATCCTCGGCACGATCGCGGGCGACGACACGCTGCTCCTGATCAGCCGCGACCCGGCCGGCGGCCAGGCGCTGGCCGACCACCTGCTGCGGTTGGCCCAGAACGACCGCTAG